The Besnoitia besnoiti strain Bb-Ger1 chromosome IV, whole genome shotgun sequence genome contains a region encoding:
- a CDS encoding chromatin organization modifier domain-containing protein (encoded by transcript BESB_052920), with the protein MGPPPSRRQTRVSAGAERGGEEPLSARCDAPAPPGYAAIASALRPLQSALSFLEIQQSERQQAAGFERPSTAQYAAQGERFPPSGSDAIHRLGSAGSARREDADSAFQRSMRSAPADRSATELEDTGGDTWGSATSGADEGACQVRPGQGDERVEQGHGAGREAASGGYPGLAGAQVTGAAGLQPHAPAGRPLQTDLSGEGLRLASAHDAPPGPPTATPPLYARGVASPELRFPVYPKVCHPPCGRQSAAAVNASANSGGPLLPLAEQAGSAHARFVLPPEPRSPHEPRSPHEPRSPHEPRSPHEPRSPHEPRSPHEPRSPHEPRPPPLPLRPPPGSTASPSLVPAVADGAGGDSAPGEMVLCQGGSLCPRLRMDYTQALGPVPRLDRSGGQPSERLERRPAMATHVCEPRPGAASSAGTGCPTRSFSWSAGPEHLRASAGRSPICPPPSHLASPCAQEAQAPHGAPSAVPPSAYYPPPPYSPAQTAAPNGFMCAGPVGCVQGSQGERRWLSDGSHHVDSRAVMHAPEAGYGPPACRFPGGGAGFYSNALGPGSGVLFAVMNSSATHPSSAAFGQRHPGSMHPRGDSGVSLVAPPDQGRHHLVRQSFFLSEGHGGEPPEAACPGMLGASSLHAPCVALPAPAARSRAGCPAPAEGPGAAGEGQWEGRAEPQTSCDFEGGARTLPFSCPAPPGRAPGDTGVSGAAHCAADSQGRGHEGRRMAANTGSPRGRMRGVGADGDVRGPAEGSSCLSPRAHPGSGASAGDGRYPAHPTAHSAPDYGASAPQYPQEAFVVSVHPSASNMPFSFGSFVSNGVSPLPGGGASMYEAERGRRGPGAAPGWIPFSMSPPMAPPRQSFISPTLPSGAGGAAPPSAQVRGPCPGVPHQNRPPSQSGGAGAPPGSIGWGPQTSQVEFFLLPRGPADLPSPMCGVLDGGSVACGFSDRSQSGSPEGGPHPSLPTPFSNPPMQYSPAEVSGPEAAGEGGIAHRTRSLASSPERSRQRGESCPLSSLYCSPFSRREGRPDRELPSADFERSLCAARAAPPASARADLGPTLSFGRTETSGTAGDTGFLARGESHEAVGDPRGEGGEALDREVVGLRRALGERDEPLLGSGRQPCFRQDISVEDSQSDGLATPRPFTGRTGATEDDRGEQDGAEPPTWGAEATLEETEASSSSSLFRHGLRGDTGAAGGCGEDSSGEDAGQEVCHVEAREAESEDGSGTDAAASAAGAAAVASAPSWCLTWNGEGAQEVVELYEVERIVGVRRLVDGSKRYKVRWKDYLPADDTWEPHEHLEGLEELLQEAEDVLGREEFHGWGHATPDDSRAADSARAEAAFREGDSASGEWLAHAAGDARGAEVEDEGEAEEMERELNDEDGEDTPLGLEEEIERERTAEYEADDAGHDHEVAAGDEREENDGGGDDNWNEENDGLHEDGDSAEEGGAEGSGLGLSVSSPDRRTAPCEARLAPDCLLSAFRGSPSGASMEPELEASSPGSSATRRQGLARAPSSPSSSSCCPTHAASPCASSAPPRTRPPLRVVHRVVQYRSCYGQGEYRLLWRGSSADAVEWAPECLLLQLPPEALSPDVRMQMVRVKERWRARQASMNGRAMLSSWLGFV; encoded by the exons ATGGGCCCTCCGCCAAGTCGTCGCCAAACAcgtgtctccgccggagccgagcgggggggggaagagCCGCTTTCGGCTCGTTGCGATGCACCCGCTCCACCGGGTTACGCTGCGATTGCCTCTGCGCTACGGCCTCTCCAGAGTGCTTTGTCTTTCCTTGAGATTCAGCAATCAGAAAGGCAACAAGCTGCTGGGTTTGAAAGACCCTCGACGGCGCAGTATGCCGCGCAAGGCGAGCGATTCCCCCCTTCAGGAAGCGACGCTATCCACCGACTGGGCAGCGCGGGCTCTGCCAGGAGGGAAGACGCGGATTCTGCTTTTCAGCGCTCCATGCGAAGCGCGCCGGCAGATCGGAGTGCGACTGAGCTGGAGGACACGGGCGGAGACACCTGGGGGTCCGCCACAAGTGGTGCCGACGAGGGAGCGTGTCAGGTGCGCCCCGGGCAGGGGGACGAGCGAGTCGAGCAGGGTCACGGGGCGGGGCGTGAGGCTGCTTCGGGAGGCTACCCAGGTCTAGCAGGGGCGCAGGTGACTGGGGCTGCCGGCCTCCagccgcatgcgcccgcCGGGCGGCCGCTCCAGACCGACCTCTCTGGAGAGGGGCTCCGCCTCGCCAGTGCTCACGACGCCCCGCCCGGGCCTCCCACCGCGACCCCTCCTCTTTACGCGCGAGGGGTCGCGTCTCCGGAGCTTCGATTCCCCGTCTATCCGAAGGTCTGCCATCCGCCGTGCGGTCGCcagtcggcggcggctgtgAACGCTTCGGCGAACTCTGGGggccctctgctgcctcttgcCGAGCAGGCGGGCAGCGCACACGCTCGCTTCGTTCTGCCGCCggagccgcgctcgccgcatgagccgcgctcgccgcatgagccgcgctcgccgcatgagccgcgctcgccgcatgagccgcgctcgccgcatgagccgcgctcgccgcatgagccgcgctcgccgcatgagccgcgcccgccgccgctgccgctgcggcctccgcccgGGTCGACTGCTTCCCCGTCGCTCGTGCCGGCGGTGGCGGATGGAGCCGGTGGAGACTCGGCGCCGGGAGAAATGGTTCTCTGTCAAGGAGGCTCCCTGTGTCCCCGGCTGCGAATGGATTACACACAGGCGCTCGGTCCGGTTCCCCGGCTGGACCGAAGCGGCGGACAGCCGAGCGAGAGGCTGGAGAGACGACCGGCCATGGCGACTCATGTGTGTGAGCCGCGGCCTGgtgccgcgtcttctgccggCACCGGGTGTCCCACTCGCTCGTTCTCATGGTCCGCGGGCCCCGAGCATTTGAGGGCCTCTGCCGGGCGTTCCCCGATctgcccgccgccgtctcaCCTTGCCTCCCCTTGTGCACAAGAGGCCCAGGCCCCCCacggcgcgccttccgctgtgCCGCCAAGCGCCTACTATCCACCTCCACCTTactcgcctgcgcagacggcCGCCCCGAACGGCTTCATGTGTGCAGGCCCCGTGGGGTGTGTCCAGGGGAGCCAGGGAGAGCGAAGGTGGCTGTCAGACGGGTCGCACCACGTGGACTCGCGCGCGGTGATGCATGCGCCGGAGGCCGGCTATGGGCCCCCTGCGTGCCGTttccccggcggcggcgcaggattTTACTCAAACGCGCTGGGGccgggcagcggcgtcttGTTTGCCGTGATGAACTCTTCAGCTACGCACCCgtcttctgccgccttcgGGCAACGGCACCCCGGGAGCATGCATCCTAGAGGCGATAGCGGCGTCAGCCTCGTGGCGCCGCCCGACCAGGGGAGACATCATCTAGTTCGTCAATCTTTCTTTCTTTCGGAGGGGcacggcggcgagcctccAGAGGCAGCCTGTCCCGGGATGCtgggcgcgtcttctcttcaCGCGCCCTGTGTGGCGCTacccgcccccgccgctcgctctcgcgcgggcTGTCCTGCTCCAGCAGAGGGgcctggcgctgcaggagaAGGTCAGTGGGAGGGCCGggcggagccgcagacgTCGTGCGATTTCGAAGGCGGAGCTCGTACGCTGCCCTTTTCCTGTCCCGCCCCTCCCGGTCGCGCGCCGGGAGATACAGGTGTGTCTGGCGCGGCGCACTGCGCCGCAGACTCGCAGGGCAGAGGCCACGAGGGCAGGCGGATGGCGGCGAACACTGGAAGCCCGCGCGGTCGTATGCGGGGGGTAGGAGCCGACGGGGACGTGAGGGGACCGGCCGAAGGGAGCTCGTGTttgtctccgcgtgcgcacCCTGGCTCCggggcctctgcaggcgacggccgtTATCCTGCGCATCCGACCGCACATTCGGCTCCGGACTacggcgcgtcggcgcctcagTATCCGCAAGAAGCCTTTGTTGTGTCTGTCCATCCCTCTGCTTCCAACATGCCCTTCTCGTTTGGGTCTTTCGTGTCAAACGGTGTTTCTCCACTCCCGGGGGGTGGCGCGTCAATGTACGAGGCagagcgaggacgcagaggaccCGGCGCAGCTCCTGGGTGGATCCCGTTCTCGATGTCTCCTCCCATggcgccgccacgccagTCCTTCATCTCGCCAACGCTGCCTTCGGGCGCAGGGGgggccgcccccccctcggcGCAGGTGCGGGGCCCCTGCCCCGGGGTTCCGCACCAAAATCGGCCCCCGTCACAGTCtgggggcgcgggcgcgcctccaggGTCGATCGGCTGGGGCCCTCAAACCTCCCAAGTCGAATTTTTCTTGTTGCCTCGTGGGCCGGCTGACCTACCCTCCCCGATGTGTGGAGTTCTTGACGGGGGAAGCGTCGCATGCGGTTTCAGCGACCGCAGCCAGTCGGGATCTCCTGAGGGGGGCCCCCATCCCAGCCTGCCTACCCCGTTCTCGAATCCGCCGATGCAGTACTCCCCTGCGGAGGTCAGCGGAcccgaggccgcaggcgagggaggcatAGCGCACCGCACGCGGTCGCTAGCTTCGTCGCCAGAGAGAAGTCGTCAACGTGGAGAGTCTTGCcccctttcttctctgtACTGCAGCCCATTCTCTCGACGCGAGGGTCGTCCTGACCGGGAACTGCCCTCCGCCGACTTCGAGAGgagcctctgcgcagcgcgcgcggcgccccccgcctcggcgcgcgcggacctCGGCCCGACGCTCTCCTTCGGGAGGACAGAGACCTCCGGCACTGCCGGGGATACCGGCTTTCTCGCGAGGGGAGAGAGCCACGAGGCTGTCGGCGACCCGAggggggaaggcggcgaagcacTGGACAGGGAGGTTGTGGGTTtgaggcgcgcgctgggGGAGCGAGATGAGCCGCTACTCGGCTCCGGGCGGCAGCCCTGCTTTCGACAGGACATTTCTGTTGAGGACTCGCAGAGTGACGGCCTCGCCACGCCACGTCCTTTTACAGGGCGAACCGGCGCGACTGAGGATGATCGCGGCGAGCAGGACGGCGCCGAGCCGCCGACCTGGGGGGCCGAAGCCACTctggaggagacagaggcctcgtcgtcttcgtctctgttCCGCCACGGGCTGCGAGGTGACACCGGCGCggccggaggctgcggcgaggacagcagcggcgaggacgcgggtCAGGAGGTCTGCCAcgtggaggcgcgtgaggccgagagcgaggacggcAGCGGCACGGATGCGGCggccagcgcggcgggggccgccgcggtcgcgtccgcgccctcgtgGTGTCTCACGTggaacggcgaaggcgcgcaggaggtCGTGGAGCTGTACGAAGTCGAGAGAATCGTGGGGGTGAGGCGTTTGGTGGATGGAAGCAAGAGGTACAAGGTCAGGTGGAAAGACTACCTGCCAGCAGACGATACTTGGGAGCCACACGAGCAcctcgagggcctcgagGAGCTTCTGCAGGAAGCCGAAGACGTCCTGGGCCGGGAAGAGTTCCATGGCTGGGGTCACGCGACCCCCGACGACTCGCGGGCCGCCGACAGCGCTCGGGCAGAGGCAGCGTtcagagaaggagacagcgcaaGCGGTGAGTggctggcgcatgcagcgggtGACGCCCGTGGAGCGGAGGTcgaggacgaaggagaagcagaggagatGGAACGCGAGCTGAATGacgaggacggagaagacACGCCGCTCGGGCTGGAAGAagagatagagagagagagaaccgCGGAGTACGaagccgacgacgcagggcATGATCATGAAgttgcggcaggcgacgagcgagaggagaacgaTGGAGGAGGTGACGACAACTGGAATGAAGAAAACGACGGTCTTCACGAAGACGGTGACAGTGCTGAGGAAG GTGGCGCCGAGGGTTCAGGGCTCGGCCTCTCTGTGTCCTCGCCCGATCGCCGCACCGCGCCTTGTGaagctcgcctcgctccggACTGCCTCCTATCCGCCTTTCGCGGGTCGCCTTCCGGCGCGTCTATGGAGCCTGAATTGGAGGCCTCGTCtccaggcagcagcgcgacgcgtAGACAggggctggcgcgcgcgccctcctcgccgtcttctaGCTCCTGTTGCCCAACACacgccgcttcgccttgcgcatcttctgcgccgccgcgcacgcgcccgccacTGCGCGTCGTTCACAGAGTCGTCCAGTACAGGAGCTGCTACGGGCAAGGCGAATACCGCCTGCTGTGGAGGGGgagcagcgcagacgccgttGAGTGGGCGCCCGAGTGCCTCCTGCTTCAGCTACCGCCGGAGGCCCTCAGCCCCGATGTGCGCATGCAAATGGTTCGCGTCAAGGAGCGGTGGAGGGCGCGTCAGGCGAGCATGAACGGCAGGGCCATGCTCTCCAGTTGGCTGGGGTTTGTGTAG
- a CDS encoding CrcB family protein (encoded by transcript BESB_052930), which translates to MLPSNSLLTISQDLRDPPNIISSSAELPSHTPGVTPLADHPLQGHAETESRIPEEFEVLSAGSSAARGYTPDYPSRTPKSENPKKAPLGAELLLIAALSAYGTLVRQGFLFFTKRTPGWGFASLPLFDALWPNFVGSVLSAIFLPLPKILEHTHEGRRRRNRVHFRARSRGGGGGRGKQKTRRGRGDEITAPRAKGTSGFTASALDASRSILIIPRGGGRSRSGALSSHVSASDCLQERRGPSAKTDDGVLFPLLLAIPAGLSKGFCASLTTFSSWILVLLQAVCEDPDAAAQKALPELPYSRANRLIWVFLFGLSTPVFAFHLGSDAGLLLQRLVLRQRPRLWTFADVLRESRELEEEDGSRRRERHRGHESGQRDGLREELAASHEGRSGMQNTHLQGTSAELQSCHGPEKQNSHEAWISVCERKTTPFGGTGPFLTRTLWQEAAEGARGKARFVHPAPSAAASSMGEEGRGRDAPALQPSVPFYPTPLAARGSADASVSVHILGENEQGRAAPSKGQRGREGERHHAGRRGGSSDQTERDRNRKRTLSDGARNAFERFAGSTSGERRATLIIGIFACLTYALFSLMATFDQDSTRQKWLWYPPLLSFLGSWLRYIMSLQLDVYTPYFPMGTFLSNVIASVLVAGVEEIVRRDYPECRGPSSARQPTKCAMTSYCLIEAVAYGVCSSLSTMSTFIAELSILPKRYAYRYGLLTVICAFFFSLAVYLPLR; encoded by the exons ATGCTGCCTTCTAACTCTCTCCTGACCATCTCTCAGGATCTCCGTGATCCTCCGAACATAATTTCTTCATCTGCCGAGTTGCCATCCCACACACCGGGCGTCACTCCGCTTGCGGATCACCCTCTGCAAGGGCATGCGGAGACTGAGTCGCGGATACCGGAAGAATTCGAGGTGCTCTCCGCTGggagctccgccgctcgcgggtACACGCCGGATTATccctcgcgcacgccgaaAAGTGAGAACCCAAAAAAGGCGCCGCTTggcgcggagctgcttcTCATTGCCGCCCTGAGTGCCTATGGGACTCTTGTCCGGCAAGGCTTCCTTTTCTTCACCAAGCGGACCCCTGGATGGGGGtttgcgtctctgcctctctttgACGCGCTGTGGCCGAATTTCGTGGGTAGCGTCCTCTCTGCCatcttccttcctctcccaAAGATTTTGGAGCACACCCACGAGGGTCGTCGGCGGAGGAACCGAGTGCACTTCAGGGCTCGATCGAggggcggtggcggcggcagagggaaGCAAAAGACGAGGCGGGGACGCGGCGATGAGATCACAGCCCCCCGCGCGAAAGGGACCAGCGGCTTCACCGCGAGCGCTCTGGATGCCTCACGCTCCATCCTAATCATTCCTCGCGGGGGCGGCCGCTCGCGTTCTGGCGCCCTTTCGTCGCACGTGTCGGCTTCAGACTGTTTAcaggagcgccgcgggccttccgCGAAAACCGACGACGGAGTGCTGTTCCCCCTGTTGCTGGCGATTCCCGCGGGGCTCTCGAAGGGCTTTTGCGCAAGTTTGACGACCTTCAGCTCTTGGAttctcgtcctcctccaggCGGTTTGCGAGGACCCcgatgcggcggcgcagaaggcgctgccggAATTGCCCTACAGTCGCGCGAATCGGCTCATCTGGGTGTTCCTCTTTGGCCTCTCGACGCCCGTCTTCGCGTTCCATCTAGGATCTGACgcggggctgctgctgcagcgtctcgtgcttcggcagcgcccgcggctgtgGACCTTCGCGGACGTCCTgcgagagagcagagaacttgaggaggaagacgggaGCCGCCGGCGGGAGCGCCACCGGGGGCACGAGAGCGGGCAGAGGGACGGGCTCAGAGAGGAGCTGGCGGCGAGCCACGAAGGCCGGTCCGGGATGCAAAACACGCATCTCCAAGGCACGagcgcggagctgcagagttGCCATGGTCCTGAGAAACAAAACAGTCACGAGGCGTGGATCAGCGTCTGCGAAAGAAAAACTACTCCGTTTGGGGGGACCGGGCCTTTTTTGACACGAACCCTTTGGCAAGAGGCCGCCGAAGGGGCGCGGGGCAAAGCGCGGTTTGTGCAtccggcgccttctgcagcagcgtcgtctatgggagaggaaggccgtgggcgagacgcgccggcaCTCCAGCCGAGCGTGCCCTTCTACCCGACGCCTCTGGCtgcccgcggctccgcggaTGCCTCCGTGTCTGTGCATATCCTGGGAGAGAATGAACAGGGACGCGCCGCCCCAAGCAAAGGTCAGCGAGGAcgggaaggcgagagacatCATGCGGGTCGACGGGGGGGGAGTAGTGACCAGACCGAACGCGACAGGAACCGCAAACGAACGCTATCTGACGGGGCTCGGAATGCCTTTGAGAGATTTGCAGGGTCGACTTcgggagagcgaagagcTACCCTCATCATCGGCATATTTGCATGCCTGACCTACGCGCTTTTCAGCCTTATGGCTACATTCGACCAAGACTCAACAAGGCAAAAGTGGCTCTG GTATCCTCCGCTGCTGTCCTTCCTGGGTTCGTGGCTGCGATACATAATGTCTCTGCAGTTGGACGTCTACACGCCGTATTTTCCCATGGGCACTTTCCTCAGCAACGTCATTGCCTCCGTGCTGGTGGCGGGCGTTGAGGAGATTGTGCGCCGGGACTATCCGGAATGCCGCGGGCCTTCGTCTGCGAGACAGCCAACAAAATGTGCGATGACGTCCTATTGCTTGATCGAAGCAGTCGCCTACGGAGTCTGCAGCAGTCTCAGCACCATGTCTACCTTTATTGCGGAGTTGTCCATCCTCCCGAAGAGGTACGCCTATCGCTACGGGCTCCTCACTGTCATCTGCGcgttcttcttttctctggcTGTCTATCTTCCTCTACGCTAG